Proteins co-encoded in one Sorghum bicolor cultivar BTx623 unplaced genomic scaffold, Sorghum_bicolor_NCBIv3 super_16, whole genome shotgun sequence genomic window:
- the LOC8155370 gene encoding putative uncharacterized protein DDB_G0274435 — MVVAGPADAGGRDMGRMAGWGFLSFIASYNIVPEFGADEIIRLFDNIAPQVKHNCVELCKRLGLIGKMTDSINHFIENGQPLDAIRLAHTFSLTDKYPPLAIMNDYIENAKKTAEDILSKESYTLESLVSESSDAKKVDALIFSWSAIDGCDIDSVQRNSIKAEITQLLHKYTNKQQSLAGVPASIASSHQQQKFQEEYQQRPQMRLVEQQKQQRKPHELQQKPEEKQRQQQKPQETQRRHIQNQPEPQKQEMWQNRKRKRENKNRKRKQRRQKLQQQNKRPWLPPYARPGINIQHGQPFSGTRRAP; from the exons ATGGTGGTCGCGGGGCCTGCGGATGCTGGTGGCAGGGACATGGGCAGGATGGCTGGATGGGGTTTTCTCAGCTTCATTGCTTCCTACAACATTGTCCCGGAGTTCGGTGCTGATGAGATCATCCGTCTCTTCGACAATATCGCGCCCCAGGTGAAGCATAACTGCGTTGAGCTCTGCAAGCGTCTTGGCCTCATTGGAAAGATGACTG ATTCAATCAATCATTTCATTGAAAATGGGCAGCCACTCGATGCTATAAGATTGGCACATACTTTCAGTTTGACTGACAAATATCCTCCACTTGCCATCATGAATGATTATATTGAGAATGCCAAGAAGACTGCTGAAGACATACTAAGCAAGGAAAGCTATACACTGGAATCTCTGGTAT CAGAATCAAGCGATGCAAAGAAGGTTGATGCTCTAATATTTTCATGGAGCGCAATTGATGGGTGCGATATTGATTCTGTTCAGCGTAATAGCATCAAGGCAGAAATTACTCAGCTGTTACACAAGTATACAAACAAGCAGCAAAGTCTAGCAGGAGTTCCAGCCTCCATTGCAAGTTCGCACCAGCAGCAGAAGTTTCAAGAGGAGTATCAGCAGCGGCCACAAATGCGACTGGTTGAACAGCAGAAGCAGCAGCGAAAGCCACATGAGCTGCAGCAAAAACCAGAAGAGAAACAGCGCCAGCAGCAGAAGCCACAAGAGACGCAGCGTCGGCACATTCAGAATCAACCAGAGCCACAGAAGCAGGAAATGTGGCAAAACCGGAAAAGGAAAAGAGAAAACAAGAATCGCAAGAGGAAACAACGCAGGCAGAAACTGCAGCAACAGAATAAACGCCCATGGCTACCTCCATATGCCAGGCCAGGAATTAACATCCAGCATGGGCAACCATTTTCTGGAACTCGAAGAGCTCC